Proteins encoded in a region of the Stieleria neptunia genome:
- a CDS encoding amino acid permease, protein MKGGEKGNSFSTFGGVFTPCVLTILGVIMFLRFGFVVGQAGVFAALVIVLASNAITTLTSLSLSAIATNTRVEGGGAYFLISRSLGPEFGGAIGLVFFAAQALSVAMYVIGFSEALLVLLPEGTSPTLVASLTNLLVTVCVWVGASWAIKIQFVILASVVVSLLSFFGGAAGSFDLQNLSTNWGTGFEGSESFWTVFALFFPAVTGIMAGANMSGDLRDPARSIPIGTLSAVVVTMLIYAAMAVCLGGSASRDDLVGNNMVVSNVAMFPLLITLGVFAATLSSALGSMMGAPRILQSLARDRVFLRLVPFGVSGSDGEPRRAILVTALIAQTGIMAADLDSIAPLITMAFLLTYGLLNLATFYESITNNPSYRPQFRYSNWVTALAGAIGCALVMLLIDWRWAIVASGLVAALHSYLTRADVNADWGDLGSGLLFERTRRNLLKLEDSLYHPKNWRPFILAFSGSGFSRPHLVVFGSWLSRETGVLALAQVIPGGLDDQSERLATQESILHAMIKDRHLAAFPAVVVASDYTAGVQALVQCQGLGRLRPNVVLMGCPLSADRMGVFGGLLRNLEGLDRSVVVLRQTDESQGEDIAPDGTVDVWWRGRANGELMVLLAHLMLSHPTWQGRQLRLLRVVQSDSAIDEVNSHLEGLLREARIVGQTKVVVSDNAAHAIQTTSHDAAFVYLGLAIPAEGEDAEFLMHLEELVGDLPRVALVRSGGGMKLES, encoded by the coding sequence GTGAAGGGTGGAGAGAAAGGGAATTCATTTTCGACCTTCGGGGGCGTCTTCACACCCTGTGTGCTGACGATCCTGGGCGTCATCATGTTTTTGCGTTTCGGCTTTGTCGTGGGACAGGCCGGCGTGTTCGCTGCCCTGGTCATCGTCTTGGCCAGCAACGCGATCACGACCTTGACCAGTTTGTCGCTTTCGGCGATCGCCACCAACACGCGTGTCGAGGGCGGTGGGGCGTACTTTCTGATCAGCCGCAGCCTGGGGCCGGAATTTGGCGGCGCGATCGGATTGGTCTTTTTTGCCGCCCAGGCGCTTTCGGTGGCGATGTATGTGATCGGGTTTTCCGAAGCGTTGCTGGTCTTGCTGCCCGAGGGAACGTCGCCGACGCTGGTCGCGTCACTGACCAATCTGTTGGTGACCGTTTGTGTTTGGGTCGGGGCCAGCTGGGCGATCAAGATTCAGTTCGTGATCCTTGCCAGCGTGGTCGTTTCGCTGCTGTCCTTCTTCGGTGGGGCGGCGGGAAGTTTCGACCTGCAAAACCTGTCGACCAATTGGGGCACCGGGTTCGAGGGATCCGAGTCATTCTGGACCGTCTTTGCGTTGTTCTTTCCCGCGGTCACGGGAATCATGGCGGGGGCGAACATGTCGGGCGATCTTCGCGATCCGGCGCGTTCGATCCCGATCGGCACGCTCTCGGCTGTCGTCGTCACGATGTTGATCTATGCCGCGATGGCGGTCTGTCTGGGCGGGAGTGCGAGCCGCGACGACTTGGTCGGAAACAACATGGTCGTCAGCAACGTCGCGATGTTTCCGTTGCTGATCACGCTAGGCGTTTTTGCGGCGACGCTTTCGTCGGCGCTGGGCAGCATGATGGGGGCTCCGCGGATCTTGCAATCGTTGGCGCGCGACCGTGTGTTCTTGAGGCTGGTGCCGTTCGGCGTCAGCGGCAGCGACGGCGAGCCGCGGCGAGCGATCCTGGTCACGGCGCTGATCGCTCAAACCGGAATCATGGCGGCGGACCTCGATTCGATCGCGCCCTTGATCACGATGGCGTTCCTGCTGACCTACGGGCTTCTCAATCTGGCGACGTTCTACGAATCGATCACCAACAATCCCAGTTACCGGCCCCAGTTTCGTTACAGCAACTGGGTCACCGCCCTGGCCGGCGCGATCGGCTGTGCTCTGGTGATGTTGCTGATCGATTGGCGCTGGGCGATCGTGGCCAGCGGTCTGGTCGCGGCGTTGCACTCCTATCTGACCCGTGCGGATGTGAACGCCGATTGGGGCGATCTGGGAAGCGGATTGTTGTTCGAACGCACCCGTCGCAATCTGTTGAAATTGGAAGACAGTCTTTACCATCCCAAGAACTGGCGACCGTTTATCCTGGCATTCAGCGGCAGCGGATTTTCGCGCCCGCACTTGGTCGTGTTCGGCAGTTGGTTGTCGCGGGAGACGGGGGTGTTGGCGCTGGCGCAAGTGATCCCCGGCGGATTGGATGACCAATCCGAGCGTTTGGCGACTCAGGAATCGATCTTGCACGCGATGATCAAGGATCGTCATCTGGCGGCCTTTCCCGCCGTGGTCGTCGCCAGTGACTACACCGCCGGAGTCCAGGCGCTGGTTCAGTGCCAGGGGCTGGGGAGGTTGCGACCCAACGTGGTCTTGATGGGATGCCCCTTGTCGGCCGACCGGATGGGCGTCTTTGGCGGCTTGCTGCGAAATCTCGAAGGCCTGGATCGCAGCGTGGTGGTGCTGCGTCAAACCGATGAATCCCAAGGCGAAGACATCGCGCCCGATGGGACCGTCGACGTTTGGTGGCGGGGACGTGCCAACGGAGAATTGATGGTGTTGCTGGCCCATCTGATGCTGTCTCACCCGACCTGGCAGGGGCGGCAGTTGCGACTGTTGCGCGTGGTGCAAAGCGATTCGGCGATCGATGAGGTAAACTCGCATTTGGAAGGTTTGCTCAGGGAAGCCCGAATCGTCGGTCAAACCAAAGTGGTCGTCAGCGACAATGCGGCTCATGCCATTCAAACGACCAGCCATGATGCCGCGTTTGTCTACCTTGGGCTTGCGATTCCGGCCGAAGGCGAGGATGCCGAGTTTCTGATGCACCTGGAAGAACTCGTCGGCGATTTACCACGGGTCGCGCTGGTGCGCAGCGGCGGCGGAATGAAGTTGGAGAGCTAG
- a CDS encoding serine/threonine protein kinase, translating into MGTVFKESAIRSGLVSQRQMAKVVDKIGAEDDALIAATLVKSGLLTEYQAQQLHTGRTKLTLGPYLITDWIGQGGMGQVFKAVHKVMGRECAVKVLPLEKSTALSRDSFTREIRLQAGLDCPFVVRAYDAGRDGNVHYLVTEYVPGTDLRKLVRRGGPLSMNHAALVISQAARGLQYAHDLGLVHRDVKPGNILVTPEGHAKVSDIGLAAWSMGLDDDPRAGKIVGTADYLSPEQIRNPRAIGPASDLYSLGCTLYYTVTGKVPFPGGDSKSKCKRHCEQTPWHPRKFAPDLSEDFVDTIADMMEKDPSRRIATATEVAERLEIWCTTSFEVDRPIERQAWTAPPIGMDDGQEFGTSGADGPAVIGSGQYSSGLQGSSQQGSGNPGSKVGMVPSDSSMPLVLDQPVDPSMPRERRKPFPVGFVVGLMLGIVLGALTALYCVREYFTQQ; encoded by the coding sequence ATGGGCACGGTGTTCAAAGAATCTGCCATCCGCAGCGGCTTGGTGTCCCAGCGACAAATGGCCAAGGTGGTCGATAAAATCGGCGCGGAGGACGATGCACTGATCGCCGCAACCCTAGTCAAAAGCGGACTGTTGACCGAATACCAGGCGCAGCAATTGCACACCGGGCGGACCAAGTTGACCCTGGGCCCCTACCTGATCACCGACTGGATTGGCCAGGGAGGCATGGGGCAAGTTTTCAAGGCCGTGCACAAGGTGATGGGCCGCGAGTGTGCCGTCAAAGTGCTGCCGCTGGAAAAGTCGACGGCCCTTTCACGAGACTCCTTCACCCGCGAAATTCGACTGCAGGCCGGGTTGGATTGCCCCTTTGTCGTCCGCGCCTATGACGCCGGACGAGACGGAAATGTGCACTACCTGGTCACCGAATACGTCCCGGGAACCGACTTGCGAAAATTGGTCCGCCGCGGCGGACCGCTCAGTATGAACCATGCCGCACTGGTGATCTCGCAAGCGGCGCGGGGGCTGCAATATGCCCACGACTTGGGGCTGGTGCATCGCGACGTCAAGCCGGGAAACATCCTCGTGACCCCCGAAGGCCACGCCAAGGTGTCCGACATCGGGTTGGCCGCGTGGAGCATGGGACTGGATGACGATCCCCGCGCCGGAAAGATCGTCGGGACCGCGGACTATCTGTCCCCCGAACAGATTCGCAATCCCCGCGCCATCGGACCGGCCAGCGATCTCTACTCGCTCGGCTGTACGCTGTACTACACCGTGACGGGCAAGGTGCCGTTCCCCGGCGGCGATTCCAAAAGCAAGTGCAAACGCCACTGCGAGCAGACTCCCTGGCATCCGCGGAAATTTGCCCCGGATTTGTCGGAGGATTTTGTGGACACCATCGCCGACATGATGGAAAAGGATCCGTCGCGGCGGATCGCAACGGCAACCGAAGTGGCCGAGCGATTGGAGATCTGGTGCACGACCTCGTTCGAAGTCGATCGGCCGATCGAACGCCAGGCATGGACGGCGCCGCCGATCGGCATGGACGACGGTCAAGAATTTGGCACTTCGGGCGCCGACGGGCCTGCCGTGATCGGTTCCGGCCAGTACAGTTCGGGGCTGCAAGGATCCAGTCAGCAAGGATCCGGCAATCCGGGTTCCAAAGTCGGCATGGTTCCATCGGATTCCTCGATGCCGTTGGTGTTGGACCAACCGGTCGATCCGTCGATGCCGCGCGAGCGACGCAAGCCCTTCCCCGTCGGCTTCGTCGTCGGGCTGATGCTCGGCATCGTGCTCGGTGCCCTCACCGCACTCTACTGCGTTCGCGAGTATTTCACCCAGCAGTAG
- the floA gene encoding flotillin-like protein FloA (flotillin-like protein involved in membrane lipid rafts) — MTVPALVGALILIGVALVVFFVFASYFGIWVQSWLTGAGVGIGDLIGMTFRKVNARSIVRSKIMAVQAGLDDPAMTSEALEAHYLAGGNVQQVVRAVIAAKKAKTISLTFREAAAIDLAGRDVLESVKTSVYPKVIDCPPRGSVKPSLDAVAKDGIQLKVRARVTVRANLQQLIGGATEETIIARVGEGIVSAIGSAASHAAVLENPDVISKAVLAKRLDSQTAFEIVSIDIADIDVGANIGARLMADQAEADTQVARARAEGKRAAAAAEEKENEAKVEESRAALVMAQASVPEAMSEAFRTGKLHILDYYKLQNVSADTEMRKSIASTGQSRNSSERKTP; from the coding sequence TTGACCGTTCCGGCGCTTGTAGGCGCGTTGATTTTGATCGGCGTCGCGCTGGTCGTCTTTTTTGTTTTCGCCAGCTACTTCGGCATCTGGGTGCAATCCTGGTTGACCGGTGCCGGAGTGGGCATCGGTGACTTGATCGGCATGACGTTCCGAAAGGTCAACGCGCGATCGATCGTTCGCAGCAAGATCATGGCCGTTCAAGCGGGATTGGATGATCCGGCGATGACCAGCGAAGCCTTGGAGGCACATTACCTGGCCGGCGGAAACGTGCAACAAGTCGTGCGTGCGGTGATCGCGGCCAAAAAGGCAAAAACGATTTCGTTGACGTTCCGCGAAGCCGCCGCCATCGATCTGGCCGGACGCGATGTCTTGGAGTCCGTCAAAACCAGTGTGTACCCCAAAGTGATTGACTGCCCGCCGCGTGGTTCCGTCAAACCGTCACTCGATGCGGTCGCCAAAGATGGAATCCAATTGAAGGTGCGTGCCCGAGTCACGGTCCGGGCCAACCTGCAGCAATTGATCGGCGGTGCGACCGAGGAAACGATTATCGCCCGCGTCGGCGAAGGCATCGTCAGTGCGATCGGCAGCGCGGCCAGTCACGCCGCAGTACTCGAAAACCCCGACGTGATCAGCAAAGCCGTGCTGGCCAAGCGACTCGATTCGCAAACCGCGTTCGAAATCGTTTCGATCGACATCGCGGACATCGATGTCGGCGCCAACATCGGCGCCCGGCTGATGGCGGACCAGGCGGAAGCCGACACGCAAGTCGCCCGGGCTCGCGCCGAAGGCAAACGTGCCGCAGCGGCGGCGGAAGAAAAAGAGAATGAAGCCAAGGTCGAAGAGAGCCGCGCCGCGCTGGTGATGGCCCAAGCGTCCGTCCCCGAAGCGATGAGCGAAGCGTTCCGAACCGGCAAGCTGCACATCCTGGATTATTACAAATTGCAGAACGTCAGCGCCGACACCGAGATGCGAAAATCGATCGCCTCGACCGGCCAGTCGCGCAACAGTTCCGAGAGAAAGACCCCCTGA
- a CDS encoding NfeD family protein has product MPLTYSLALLALFYVLLVGEFFIPSAGMVGFAAAIAATTSIVIAFTHSATAGFAVTATVAVSTPVVLVMMIRYWPHTSIGKRILNRRPGQLDEPTESRLRGGERRKDLVGRSGVAKTNLLPSGLVVIDGKRLDAVSDGSPIDAGTAIVVTSAVAGKLRVRVAERSDLDPEQVDVERRTESIEATLESLDLDELDE; this is encoded by the coding sequence ATGCCCCTGACTTACTCCCTTGCTTTGCTAGCACTCTTTTACGTCCTGCTGGTCGGCGAGTTTTTCATTCCCAGCGCGGGGATGGTCGGTTTTGCCGCCGCGATCGCCGCGACGACATCGATCGTGATCGCGTTCACGCACAGCGCAACGGCCGGATTTGCCGTCACGGCCACGGTCGCGGTTTCCACGCCGGTGGTGCTGGTTATGATGATCCGCTACTGGCCGCACACGTCGATCGGCAAACGGATCCTCAATCGTCGCCCCGGCCAGCTGGACGAGCCGACCGAGAGCCGGTTGCGGGGTGGCGAGAGACGGAAAGACTTGGTGGGCCGCTCTGGCGTCGCCAAGACCAACCTGCTTCCCAGCGGGTTGGTCGTCATCGACGGCAAACGGCTCGACGCGGTGTCGGACGGAAGCCCGATCGATGCCGGGACGGCAATCGTGGTGACCAGCGCGGTGGCGGGGAAGTTGCGAGTCCGTGTTGCCGAGCGGTCAGACCTGGATCCCGAACAAGTCGACGTCGAGCGCCGAACGGAATCGATCGAGGCCACGCTGGAATCGTTAGATCTGGACGAGTTGGATGAATAG
- a CDS encoding NfeD family protein produces the protein MTLRAWFSFVFLALACVSPVFSADAENGYVVDVPVPLGGQSAAALIGQLERLAKSAPQDGRLDVVLRYGAESSGGEATSFEDSLKVARAVTGDRLRSLRIISFVQGSVTGHSLLPILASDSILLSSGAQLIDASAGESERDETVVLAYQSIAARRGLFPKPVVAALIDPDVELAWVSNVGGGKSFAGGEELVKLRETGEVLEEEVWSAAGVPATVSADQLRSARIAAGIVETLEEAAEVLDLAQVIPVESDAIGGVTGGVLLEITGSISRSRVRRWQSNLNGSLAEGSINTWLIALDSIGGDLDQSASLASSFAMPEPPLRTVVGLVSQEARSDSALLAVACKPLYMTPDAVLGGTGADEISLTDLDNHDELIESIARATKRPVGLIRGLLCSDLEVYRYTHKKTGRVKYTTPADLVSQADDPDLERDRWEKGDRIEMKEGLTADQAIELGLADGRSDSLDDVARRSGMDSVPKPVSDRGLVRFVERLGRSQGLMMILLMVGFVALSAEMNAPGMGVPGFLAMVCFGLFFWMNYLAGTAEWLELVLLMLGLCCIALEIFVIPGFGIFGIGGLIMTIASIVLMSQTFVLPQNSYQLAVITRGLWAALGSLLGLFGGFVLMRQFFPHLPLFRHLIMEMPDAEALHEAEKLADFSALLHQTGQTTTPLRPSGKARFGDQVVQVVSDGSMIDKGVPVTVIDVQGAKVVVEE, from the coding sequence GTGACCTTACGAGCGTGGTTTTCGTTTGTCTTTCTGGCACTAGCGTGCGTTTCGCCGGTTTTTTCGGCCGACGCCGAAAATGGATACGTGGTGGACGTGCCCGTGCCGCTGGGCGGCCAATCGGCGGCGGCGCTGATCGGACAGCTGGAGCGATTGGCAAAATCGGCGCCGCAAGACGGACGGCTGGACGTCGTGCTCCGCTACGGCGCGGAGTCCTCGGGAGGCGAAGCGACCTCCTTTGAAGACTCGCTCAAGGTCGCCCGAGCGGTCACCGGCGATCGACTCCGATCCCTGCGAATCATCTCGTTTGTCCAAGGCAGCGTGACCGGTCATTCGCTGCTCCCGATCCTGGCGTCCGACTCCATCTTGCTGTCCTCGGGCGCCCAGCTGATCGATGCCTCCGCCGGCGAGAGCGAACGGGATGAAACCGTCGTCCTGGCCTATCAAAGTATCGCCGCCCGCCGCGGCCTGTTTCCAAAACCGGTCGTGGCCGCGCTGATCGATCCCGACGTCGAACTGGCTTGGGTCAGCAACGTCGGCGGCGGAAAATCCTTCGCCGGGGGCGAAGAACTCGTGAAACTACGTGAAACAGGCGAGGTGTTGGAAGAAGAAGTGTGGAGTGCGGCGGGCGTGCCGGCCACCGTCTCGGCGGATCAATTGCGGTCCGCCCGGATCGCCGCCGGCATCGTCGAGACACTCGAAGAAGCCGCCGAAGTGCTAGACCTGGCGCAAGTCATCCCCGTCGAATCGGACGCCATCGGAGGAGTCACCGGGGGCGTGCTGCTGGAAATCACCGGCTCGATTTCGCGCAGTCGCGTGCGGCGCTGGCAAAGCAATCTGAACGGATCGCTGGCCGAGGGCTCGATCAACACCTGGCTGATCGCACTCGATTCGATCGGCGGCGACCTGGACCAAAGCGCCAGTCTGGCCAGTTCGTTCGCGATGCCCGAGCCGCCGCTGCGAACCGTCGTCGGGCTTGTCAGCCAGGAAGCTCGCAGCGACAGCGCGCTGCTGGCGGTGGCTTGCAAGCCACTGTACATGACCCCCGATGCGGTCCTGGGTGGGACCGGCGCCGATGAAATTTCGCTGACGGACCTGGACAATCATGACGAACTGATCGAGTCCATCGCCCGAGCCACCAAACGCCCCGTGGGGTTGATCCGCGGCCTGCTGTGCAGTGACCTGGAAGTCTATCGGTACACCCATAAAAAAACCGGCAGAGTCAAATACACCACGCCGGCCGACCTGGTTTCCCAAGCCGACGATCCCGACTTGGAACGCGATCGTTGGGAAAAGGGCGATCGAATCGAAATGAAAGAAGGACTGACGGCCGACCAGGCCATCGAGCTGGGGTTGGCCGACGGGCGCAGCGATTCGCTGGACGACGTCGCCCGTCGCAGCGGAATGGACTCGGTGCCCAAACCGGTTTCCGATCGTGGCCTGGTTCGATTCGTCGAACGACTCGGACGCAGCCAAGGTCTGATGATGATTTTGCTGATGGTCGGGTTCGTCGCCTTGTCCGCGGAAATGAATGCCCCCGGCATGGGGGTCCCCGGTTTTCTGGCCATGGTCTGCTTCGGACTTTTCTTCTGGATGAATTACTTGGCCGGCACCGCCGAATGGCTGGAACTGGTCTTACTGATGCTCGGACTGTGCTGTATCGCCCTGGAGATTTTTGTGATTCCGGGTTTCGGAATCTTCGGCATCGGGGGGCTGATCATGACGATCGCATCGATCGTGCTGATGAGCCAAACCTTTGTGCTGCCGCAAAACTCCTACCAGCTGGCCGTGATCACGCGGGGGCTTTGGGCAGCCCTGGGAAGCCTGCTGGGTCTCTTCGGTGGCTTCGTGCTGATGCGACAGTTCTTTCCCCATCTGCCGCTGTTTCGCCACCTGATCATGGAAATGCCGGACGCCGAGGCGCTCCACGAAGCCGAGAAACTTGCCGATTTTAGTGCGTTGTTGCACCAAACCGGTCAAACCACGACGCCGCTGCGGCCCAGCGGCAAAGCCCGTTTCGGCGATCAAGTCGTCCAGGTCGTCAGCGACGGGTCGATGATCGACAAAGGGGTCCCGGTGACCGTGATCGATGTGCAAGGTGCAAAGGTGGTCGTCGAAGAATAG
- a CDS encoding ParB/RepB/Spo0J family partition protein, producing the protein MTSSSAGTKDRRLGKGLAALLGSPMDEEGMLSEGESPRGQSPRGQSRSGDSAGVQTLSLPVNEIENNPFQPRREFNPDEIASLAESIKSHQQLQPILVRIVDGRYQLISGERRLRATIHAGMDTIRAEVREADDRLVAELAIIENLQRKDLNPIEKALSFKRYIDEHKCKQDDLARRLSIDRSTIANLMRLLELPESVLDLLQAGKITAGHARALLPIGDEQVQITTANKIMDERISVRATESLVAEMLKAEEDQETGRKVTNATRQKRRQTSPHIEAMQQEFRMVFGTKVEIKSSARGRGKITIHFSDGEEFERIRTMLTAESRPQLRVAG; encoded by the coding sequence GTGACTAGTTCATCTGCCGGGACAAAAGATCGTCGCTTGGGAAAGGGGTTGGCCGCATTGCTCGGCAGCCCGATGGACGAGGAGGGCATGCTCTCCGAAGGCGAGTCTCCGCGAGGTCAGTCTCCGCGAGGCCAGTCTCGCAGCGGCGATTCAGCCGGCGTCCAAACGCTGTCGTTGCCGGTCAACGAGATCGAGAACAACCCCTTCCAGCCCCGACGCGAATTCAATCCCGATGAAATCGCGTCGCTGGCCGAGAGCATCAAAAGCCATCAACAGCTGCAACCGATCCTGGTTCGCATCGTCGACGGACGCTACCAGCTGATCAGCGGCGAACGGCGATTGCGGGCGACGATCCATGCCGGCATGGACACGATTCGTGCGGAGGTTCGCGAAGCCGATGATCGCCTGGTCGCCGAATTGGCCATCATCGAGAACTTGCAACGCAAGGACCTCAACCCGATCGAAAAAGCACTCTCCTTCAAACGCTACATCGACGAGCACAAATGCAAACAGGATGACCTGGCGCGGCGGCTGAGCATCGACCGCAGCACGATCGCCAACCTGATGCGGCTGCTCGAATTGCCCGAAAGCGTGCTGGACCTGTTGCAAGCCGGCAAGATCACCGCCGGACACGCACGTGCCCTGTTGCCGATCGGCGACGAGCAGGTCCAGATCACGACCGCGAACAAGATCATGGACGAGCGGATCAGTGTCCGCGCCACCGAAAGTCTGGTGGCGGAAATGCTGAAGGCCGAGGAGGATCAGGAGACCGGACGCAAAGTCACCAACGCGACGCGGCAAAAACGACGCCAAACCTCGCCCCACATCGAAGCGATGCAGCAGGAGTTCCGAATGGTGTTTGGCACCAAAGTCGAAATCAAGAGCAGCGCCCGTGGCCGCGGTAAAATCACCATCCACTTCAGCGATGGAGAAGAATTCGAGCGGATCCGCACCATGCTGACCGCGGAATCTCGCCCCCAGCTCCGCGTGGCCGGTTAG
- a CDS encoding ParA family protein, which translates to MGRILCVVNQKGGVGKTTTAVNLAAALSIAEQSCLLLDMDPQCNATSSLGQEPTNGHALVSDVSIAESIVPTGQAKLSLLPGSRTFQDIDLLATSDDQQSMRVRKHLDSVLDEYDYVLIDCPPSVGELTQTALAASTEVLIPIQCEYFAMEGLTQLIKTIRKVIVATDGRLTFGGILLTMYDPGLELTREVDQEVREFFGDIVFESVVPRDVSLSEAPSHGKSVFHYAPRSRGAFAYTQLCMEVLQRD; encoded by the coding sequence GTGGGACGAATCCTTTGCGTTGTGAACCAGAAAGGCGGGGTCGGTAAAACGACGACCGCCGTGAATCTGGCTGCGGCGCTTTCGATTGCCGAACAATCCTGCCTGTTGCTGGACATGGACCCGCAGTGCAACGCGACCAGCTCGCTGGGCCAGGAGCCGACCAACGGACACGCCTTGGTCAGCGACGTCTCGATCGCCGAATCGATCGTGCCGACCGGCCAGGCCAAGCTCTCGCTGCTGCCGGGCAGCCGCACGTTCCAGGACATCGACCTGTTGGCGACCTCGGACGACCAGCAATCGATGCGGGTCCGCAAGCACCTGGACAGCGTGCTGGACGAGTACGACTATGTCTTGATCGATTGCCCGCCCAGCGTCGGCGAGCTGACGCAAACGGCTCTGGCGGCCAGCACCGAAGTGTTGATACCGATCCAATGCGAGTACTTCGCCATGGAAGGGCTGACCCAGCTGATCAAAACCATTCGCAAGGTCATTGTCGCCACCGACGGCAGACTGACCTTTGGCGGGATCCTGCTGACCATGTACGATCCCGGCCTGGAACTGACTCGCGAAGTGGACCAGGAGGTCCGCGAGTTTTTCGGTGATATCGTCTTTGAATCCGTCGTGCCCCGGGACGTTTCGCTCAGCGAAGCCCCCAGTCACGGCAAAAGTGTTTTCCACTACGCCCCGCGATCCCGCGGCGCGTTCGCTTATACGCAGTTGTGCATGGAGGTGCTACAGCGTGACTAG
- the ahcY gene encoding adenosylhomocysteinase, with protein sequence MSQVDTERLPYKVKDISLAEYGRKEINLAETEMPGLMALRKKYGKEKPLAGARIAGCLHMTIQTAVLIETLIELGAEVTWSSCNIFSTQDHAAAAIAAAGVPVYAWKGMTEEEFDWCIEQTLSFPSGGKLNMILDDGGDLTAMVHDRFPELLDDIYGISEETTAGIHRLEVLNRSGKLQVPAINVNDSATKSKFDNLYGCRESLADGVKRATDVMLAGKVAVVCGYGDVGKGCAHSLQRYGCRVLVTEIDPINALQAAMEGFEVTTMENACKEGRLYVTTTGNKDIILGEHMKQMPEDAICCNIGHFDTEIDVAWLENEVEQGRATKDEIKPADIGAVDRYTFKDTGRSVIILAKGRLVNLGCATGHPSFVMSTSFTNQVLAQMELWGSKDSKSYSVAVHMLPKKLDEEVARLHLDQLGVKLTRLSKEQAEYMGVEVDGPFKPDHYRY encoded by the coding sequence GTGTCGCAAGTCGATACCGAACGATTGCCTTACAAGGTCAAGGACATCTCGTTGGCCGAGTACGGTCGCAAAGAGATCAATTTGGCCGAAACCGAAATGCCGGGCCTGATGGCGCTGCGCAAGAAGTACGGCAAAGAAAAACCACTCGCAGGCGCCCGCATCGCTGGCTGCCTGCACATGACGATTCAGACGGCGGTCTTGATCGAGACGCTGATCGAGCTCGGCGCCGAGGTGACTTGGAGCAGCTGCAATATCTTCAGCACCCAAGACCACGCGGCCGCCGCGATCGCCGCCGCCGGCGTCCCCGTCTACGCCTGGAAAGGGATGACGGAAGAAGAATTCGACTGGTGCATCGAGCAGACGTTGTCGTTCCCCTCGGGCGGCAAGCTGAACATGATCCTGGACGATGGCGGCGATTTGACCGCGATGGTTCACGACCGGTTCCCCGAGTTGCTCGATGACATTTACGGCATCAGCGAAGAAACGACGGCCGGCATCCACCGCCTGGAAGTCCTCAATCGATCCGGCAAGTTGCAGGTCCCGGCGATCAACGTCAACGACAGTGCGACCAAGAGCAAGTTCGACAACCTGTACGGCTGCCGCGAGTCGCTGGCCGACGGCGTCAAACGAGCCACCGACGTGATGCTGGCCGGAAAGGTCGCCGTGGTCTGCGGCTACGGCGACGTCGGAAAAGGATGTGCCCACAGCCTGCAACGCTACGGCTGTCGCGTGCTGGTGACCGAGATCGATCCGATCAACGCGCTGCAAGCCGCGATGGAAGGCTTCGAAGTGACCACCATGGAAAACGCCTGCAAAGAAGGCCGACTCTATGTCACCACGACGGGCAACAAAGACATCATCTTGGGCGAGCACATGAAGCAGATGCCCGAAGACGCGATCTGCTGCAACATCGGCCACTTCGATACCGAAATCGACGTGGCGTGGTTGGAGAACGAAGTCGAGCAGGGCCGGGCGACCAAGGACGAGATCAAGCCGGCCGACATCGGTGCGGTCGATCGCTACACGTTCAAGGACACCGGTCGCAGCGTGATCATTCTGGCCAAGGGCCGCCTGGTGAACCTGGGCTGCGCCACCGGCCACCCCAGCTTTGTGATGAGCACGTCCTTCACCAACCAGGTGCTCGCACAGATGGAACTGTGGGGCAGCAAGGACAGCAAGTCCTACAGCGTCGCCGTCCACATGCTGCCCAAGAAGCTGGACGAGGAAGTCGCCCGACTGCACCTCGATCAACTGGGCGTCAAACTGACCCGGCTGTCCAAAGAACAAGCCGAGTACATGGGCGTCGAGGTCGACGGCCCGTTCAAACCGGATCACTACCGGTACTAA